A region of Salinibacter sp. 10B DNA encodes the following proteins:
- a CDS encoding DoxX family protein, producing MRSYVPLVARLLLGLIFVMSGITKITGFAGTQQYMASHGIPATAVLLVGAIVVEVLGGLSIILGLWARVGATALVLFLIPATLIFHTDFGQQTQMIMFLKNLSIMGGLLLVMAFGTGEYYVRAMDVGTSDVASA from the coding sequence ATGCGTTCCTACGTTCCTCTCGTTGCCCGCCTCTTGCTGGGACTTATTTTCGTGATGTCCGGAATTACGAAGATCACCGGATTTGCGGGAACTCAGCAGTATATGGCCTCGCACGGCATTCCAGCGACGGCGGTGCTCCTCGTTGGGGCAATCGTCGTAGAAGTGCTGGGCGGCCTGTCGATTATTCTGGGCCTGTGGGCTCGGGTCGGAGCCACCGCGCTCGTTCTCTTTCTCATTCCGGCCACTCTGATCTTCCACACCGACTTTGGTCAGCAGACGCAAATGATCATGTTCCTCAAGAACCTCTCGATCATGGGAGGATTGCTGTTGGTGATGGCTTTCGGAACGGGAGAGTATTACGTCCGGGCTATGGACGTGGGAACAAGCGACGTTGCTTCTGCCTGA
- a CDS encoding HNH endonuclease — protein sequence MNGHVLVLNQDYSALTVCNVQRAVILMHLQKVHLVESVDGEYVRSPSTKIPWPSIVRLKQYAQVPYKRVMLSRKNVLKRDQRTCQYCGTESNLTIDHVVPKSRGGRDTWENLVAACVTCNNRKGDRTPEEAGMELARQPFRPSYVMFLRDFAGAVDEDWKPYLFLS from the coding sequence ATGAATGGACACGTTCTCGTCCTCAACCAAGACTACAGCGCACTCACGGTCTGCAACGTACAGCGGGCCGTGATTCTCATGCATTTGCAAAAGGTGCACCTTGTTGAGTCGGTCGATGGGGAGTATGTTCGTTCGCCGAGCACCAAAATCCCGTGGCCGAGCATCGTCCGTCTCAAGCAGTACGCACAGGTGCCGTACAAACGGGTCATGCTCTCACGCAAGAATGTACTGAAACGGGATCAGCGGACGTGCCAGTACTGCGGAACGGAGAGCAATCTCACCATCGACCATGTGGTGCCGAAGTCCCGGGGCGGGCGGGATACCTGGGAAAATCTCGTCGCGGCCTGTGTGACGTGCAATAACCGGAAGGGCGACCGCACGCCCGAAGAAGCCGGTATGGAGCTGGCCCGTCAGCCGTTTCGGCCCAGCTACGTTATGTTTCTGCGGGATTTTGCCGGGGCGGTGGATGAGGATTGGAAACCGTACCTGTTCCTCTCATAG
- a CDS encoding CAP domain-containing protein → MSSLGSARLVYGPMLGSLFLFLVSSLLSLGLPSSLPASPETHTLLSSNALRAPAFSDTLHTVSRHVFRHTNRIRRERSLPTLRYDSTLARVACAHNADMMRRDFFRHVNPDGENPHDRVSRIHRRLYGQIGENLFGQSPVRKEGKALAAQMMEHWMNSPPHRQNIIRPQFTHLGVCVLQQTDTLRATQVFADVSVYLSSPLPRRVSAGDVISVSIGPTFPSDALPVRYDFWSTEGNRRISTPYVFTDALRFPDTTGTVWSRFYVLEMGRYSVQRGPEVMITSP, encoded by the coding sequence ATGTCTAGCCTCGGGTCTGCACGACTGGTTTACGGCCCCATGCTGGGGAGCCTGTTCCTCTTTCTCGTCTCTTCCCTTCTGAGTCTGGGACTCCCGTCCTCCCTCCCGGCCTCTCCCGAGACGCACACATTGCTCTCTTCGAATGCACTGCGGGCGCCCGCGTTCTCCGATACACTCCACACGGTGAGTCGTCACGTCTTCCGGCATACCAACCGCATTCGACGTGAACGGTCCCTCCCAACACTGCGATATGACTCAACCCTCGCAAGGGTGGCCTGTGCCCACAACGCCGATATGATGAGGCGAGACTTCTTCCGTCATGTCAATCCGGATGGGGAGAATCCACACGACCGGGTGAGCCGCATTCACCGTCGCCTCTACGGCCAAATCGGCGAAAACCTGTTCGGGCAATCTCCCGTCCGAAAAGAGGGAAAAGCACTGGCCGCTCAGATGATGGAGCACTGGATGAACAGTCCTCCCCATCGACAAAACATTATCCGTCCCCAGTTCACCCATCTGGGCGTGTGCGTCCTGCAACAAACTGACACCCTGCGAGCCACCCAGGTGTTCGCCGACGTGTCGGTTTACCTTTCCTCGCCCTTGCCTCGTCGGGTGTCCGCAGGCGACGTGATCTCCGTCTCTATCGGACCGACCTTTCCCTCGGATGCCCTCCCCGTCCGGTACGACTTCTGGAGTACGGAGGGCAACCGCCGAATATCAACGCCCTACGTGTTTACCGATGCCCTCCGCTTCCCGGACACCACGGGCACCGTCTGGTCTCGCTTCTACGTCCTCGAAATGGGGCGCTACAGCGTCCAGCGTGGTCCCGAGGTGATGATCACGTCTCCATAG
- a CDS encoding efflux RND transporter permease subunit produces the protein MSLVALATRRRVTIAMATIAVLLFGTVALSRLNVNLLPDLAHPALTIRTELEGAAPAEIENLITKPVEEALGVVKNVEEIRSVSRTGQSDVILEFGWGTNMDYASLDVREKLDALDLPLEARRPSILRFDPSLDPIMRFGLSQKPTSSSTLMADASGTTIEQSEPTLDEHGLKELRRYSDEEIKRVLESSAGVAAVKVSGGLEDEVQINVDPAKLSQFGLSIDHVAQTLESENVNLSGGRLEEGTQQYLVRTLNQFQSVDAFKSVILSSSGPTPIYLRDVADVRLGYRERETITRIDGREAVEIAIYKEGDANTVAVADAVSQRLDRVRETMPKDLELTKVYDQSVFIASAIDEVVSAGLIGGILAILVLYLFLRDVKTTLIIGLTIPISVIATFNLMYGANLSLNIMSLGGLALGIGLLVDNAIVVLENIARHREMGKSARAAATAGAGEVGMAIMASTLTTIAVFGPLVFVEGIAGQLFRDQALTVTFSLLASLVAALTLIPMLASFEGRSSSTSAPSIPWPTRPSLKRLRAKMRRSGWAQTIGHALGFGLAYIPWILGTLLTALVWSLGWIGLLLYRQVLTRVAGWFFAPFQWVFTHGYDAIATRYPTLLRAALARPALVLVTAFGLLAGSLLLVPQLGVELIPQMAQNEFDLEMRLPPGTPLDRSDATLARLQSSLRDHSAVTTTFAVAGTGTRMDANPDQGGENWGEMHVELDAAAGREGEASAISSLRAVLNRIPGAEYELSRPSLFSFDTPIEVEVAGYDLNKLKATAANVAEQLSASDRFADVTSTMEQGHPEVRIHFDRERAAALGLAVHDIADRVVQQVRGNVATRYSWRDRKIDVRVRAQAEDRATVNELRHLIVNTDPGRPIPLYAVADIRVDVGPSEIRRSAQQRVALVTANLQRGDLGAAIDEIDTVLAGLSVPTGLSVHVAGQSEEMAASFRSLLFALALALFLVYLVMASQFESLLHPFVIFFSIPLAAVGALWALWLTGTTLSVVVFIGFILLAGIVVNNAIVLIDLVNQLRADGMELVEALVEGGRLRLRPILMTTLTTTLGLIPLALGFGEGAELRAPMAVPVIGGLVVSTLLTLVVIPVLYKVLTPPGRTKIQT, from the coding sequence ATGTCCCTCGTCGCCCTCGCCACCCGTCGCCGCGTGACCATCGCTATGGCTACCATCGCGGTGCTGCTCTTCGGTACGGTGGCCCTTTCCCGCCTGAACGTCAATCTGCTGCCCGACCTTGCACATCCGGCACTCACGATCCGCACGGAGTTGGAAGGCGCCGCTCCTGCCGAGATCGAGAACCTCATCACGAAGCCGGTGGAGGAGGCGCTCGGCGTCGTCAAGAACGTGGAAGAGATTCGGTCGGTCTCACGAACCGGGCAATCGGACGTGATTCTAGAATTCGGCTGGGGCACGAACATGGACTACGCGAGCCTGGACGTGCGGGAGAAACTGGATGCTCTCGACCTGCCTCTGGAGGCGCGCCGCCCCTCTATTCTGCGGTTCGACCCGTCGCTCGACCCCATCATGCGGTTCGGCCTCTCCCAAAAGCCGACTTCGTCGTCAACCCTGATGGCCGATGCTTCGGGAACGACGATCGAGCAGTCGGAACCAACGCTCGATGAGCACGGGCTCAAGGAGCTCCGCCGCTACTCGGACGAGGAGATCAAGCGCGTGCTGGAGTCCTCGGCGGGCGTGGCGGCCGTGAAGGTGAGCGGCGGGCTGGAGGACGAAGTGCAGATCAACGTCGACCCGGCCAAGCTCTCGCAGTTCGGCCTGTCAATCGACCACGTGGCCCAGACTCTCGAATCAGAGAACGTGAACCTGTCTGGTGGGCGGCTGGAGGAAGGCACGCAGCAGTACCTCGTCCGCACCCTCAACCAGTTCCAGTCCGTCGACGCGTTTAAGTCGGTCATTCTCTCCAGCAGCGGCCCCACGCCCATCTACCTCCGCGACGTAGCAGACGTCCGGCTCGGCTATCGCGAGCGGGAAACCATCACCCGCATCGACGGGCGCGAGGCGGTGGAAATTGCGATCTACAAGGAGGGCGACGCCAATACGGTCGCCGTGGCCGACGCCGTGTCTCAACGTCTGGACCGTGTCCGCGAGACCATGCCCAAAGATCTTGAACTGACGAAGGTCTACGACCAGTCCGTCTTCATCGCGAGCGCGATCGATGAGGTGGTGAGTGCCGGCCTTATCGGGGGGATTCTGGCGATTCTCGTGCTCTATCTCTTCTTGCGTGACGTAAAGACGACGCTCATCATCGGTCTCACAATTCCGATTTCAGTCATTGCCACTTTCAATCTGATGTACGGTGCGAACCTGTCGCTCAACATCATGTCGCTCGGCGGGCTGGCCCTCGGAATCGGACTGCTGGTGGACAATGCGATCGTGGTACTGGAAAACATCGCCCGGCACCGCGAGATGGGCAAATCGGCCCGCGCGGCCGCCACGGCCGGGGCCGGCGAAGTGGGCATGGCAATCATGGCGTCCACCCTCACGACCATAGCCGTGTTCGGCCCGCTCGTCTTCGTGGAGGGAATAGCCGGACAGCTCTTCCGCGACCAAGCCCTCACCGTCACGTTCTCGCTGCTGGCCTCCCTGGTGGCCGCACTTACGCTCATCCCCATGCTGGCGTCGTTCGAGGGCCGCTCGTCGTCCACGTCTGCGCCTTCCATTCCGTGGCCGACGCGGCCGTCATTAAAGCGGCTCCGTGCAAAAATGCGCCGGTCGGGGTGGGCACAAACCATCGGGCACGCGCTCGGCTTCGGCCTCGCGTACATTCCCTGGATACTCGGTACCCTCCTCACCGCCTTGGTGTGGAGCCTCGGCTGGATTGGGCTCCTCCTCTACCGGCAGGTGCTCACCCGAGTCGCAGGGTGGTTCTTTGCTCCCTTCCAGTGGGTGTTCACGCACGGCTACGATGCAATCGCTACACGCTACCCGACGCTCCTACGGGCCGCGCTGGCCCGGCCGGCCCTCGTGCTCGTCACCGCCTTCGGCCTGCTAGCGGGCTCTCTTCTGCTCGTGCCGCAGCTCGGCGTGGAGCTCATTCCACAGATGGCCCAGAACGAATTCGACCTGGAGATGCGACTCCCGCCCGGCACGCCCCTCGACCGGTCCGATGCCACCCTCGCCCGACTACAGTCGTCCCTCCGCGACCATTCGGCCGTGACCACCACCTTCGCGGTGGCAGGCACCGGCACACGAATGGACGCCAATCCGGATCAGGGCGGCGAAAACTGGGGCGAGATGCACGTCGAGCTCGACGCGGCGGCCGGCCGTGAGGGCGAGGCGAGCGCGATCTCATCGCTCCGGGCGGTGCTCAACCGTATTCCCGGCGCAGAGTACGAACTCAGCCGCCCGTCCCTTTTCTCCTTCGATACCCCCATCGAGGTGGAGGTGGCGGGGTACGACCTCAACAAACTGAAGGCGACGGCGGCCAACGTGGCTGAGCAATTGTCGGCGTCCGACCGCTTTGCCGACGTGACGTCGACGATGGAGCAGGGACACCCGGAGGTTCGGATCCACTTCGATCGCGAGCGAGCCGCCGCACTCGGCCTCGCGGTGCACGACATTGCCGACCGTGTGGTGCAACAGGTCCGAGGGAACGTAGCCACCCGATACTCGTGGCGCGATCGGAAAATCGACGTCCGGGTGCGCGCTCAGGCGGAAGACCGGGCCACCGTGAACGAACTCCGGCACCTTATTGTGAATACAGATCCGGGTCGTCCCATCCCCCTCTACGCCGTGGCCGACATCCGAGTCGACGTCGGCCCCAGTGAGATTCGCCGATCGGCCCAGCAGCGCGTCGCGCTCGTAACGGCCAATTTGCAACGTGGGGATCTTGGGGCGGCGATCGATGAAATTGACACGGTTCTGGCAGGACTGTCCGTGCCGACGGGCCTCTCCGTTCACGTTGCGGGGCAGAGTGAGGAGATGGCCGCAAGCTTCCGGTCCTTGCTTTTTGCTCTCGCGCTGGCCCTCTTCCTCGTCTATCTCGTGATGGCCTCGCAGTTTGAATCACTGCTGCACCCGTTCGTCATCTTCTTCTCGATCCCCCTCGCGGCCGTGGGCGCGCTCTGGGCACTCTGGCTGACCGGAACCACCCTCAGCGTCGTCGTCTTCATCGGCTTCATCCTGCTGGCGGGCATCGTGGTCAACAACGCCATTGTCCTCATCGACCTCGTCAACCAGCTGCGGGCGGACGGCATGGAGCTAGTGGAGGCGCTGGTCGAAGGCGGCCGCCTCCGCCTGCGCCCCATCCTGATGACAACGCTTACCACGACACTGGGCCTCATCCCGCTGGCGCTCGGGTTTGGGGAAGGCGCCGAACTGCGGGCTCCCATGGCGGTCCCCGTAATCGGCGGGCTGGTCGTCTCCACGCTCCTCACGCTGGTCGTGATTCCTGTGCTTTACAAGGTGCTGACCCCTCCCGGCCGAACCAAAATTCAAACGTGA
- a CDS encoding nuclear transport factor 2 family protein, which produces MSDLNARDQELNQMILQGKILEAFDEFYADDIVMEEDGKTRDGFDANREYEEQFVESLEAFHDAEIRSRAVDEENNVTLSEWYNDMTLEGVGRVQQEQVSVRTWNEDGKITNEKFYKLG; this is translated from the coding sequence ATGAGTGACCTGAATGCCCGCGACCAAGAACTGAACCAGATGATTCTCCAGGGGAAGATTCTGGAGGCGTTCGACGAGTTTTACGCCGACGACATCGTGATGGAAGAAGACGGAAAGACGCGCGACGGCTTTGATGCGAATCGGGAGTACGAAGAGCAGTTCGTCGAGTCCCTCGAAGCATTTCACGACGCCGAGATCCGCTCCCGAGCTGTGGATGAGGAGAATAACGTCACCCTCTCGGAGTGGTATAACGACATGACGCTGGAAGGAGTGGGACGCGTTCAGCAAGAGCAGGTGTCGGTTCGCACCTGGAACGAGGACGGCAAAATCACAAACGAGAAGTTCTACAAGCTTGGATAG
- the dgoD gene encoding galactonate dehydratase, whose product MSSESAPGREVTSLELFKVPPRWLFLKVTTADGLEGWGEPVVEGRAESVAAAVGELEEYVVGHSSSRIEDLWQKLYRGGFYRGGPVLMSAIAGIDQALWDIKGKRLDVPVYELLGGPVRDKMKVYCWVGGDRPEGVADAAREKVEAGYQAVKMNATAEMGWIDTPDALHGAVRRAAAVREAVGDAVGIGIDFHGRVRRGMAKQLVRKLEPYDPMFVEEPVLAENNDVLPLLQQQTSIPIATGERMFSRWDFKDVFEDRSVDIIQPDLSHAGGISEVKKIAGMAEAYDVALAPHCPLGPISFAAALQVDFTALNAVLQETSLNIHYNEEADLLDYLANPEVFDFTDGFVERPTGAGLGIEIDEDTVRAQAEKGHDWKNPIWRTDDGSIAEW is encoded by the coding sequence ATGTCGAGCGAATCTGCCCCAGGCCGCGAGGTTACGAGTCTTGAGCTTTTCAAGGTGCCCCCGCGGTGGCTATTCTTGAAGGTCACGACCGCCGACGGCCTTGAAGGGTGGGGCGAGCCGGTGGTGGAAGGCCGGGCGGAGTCGGTGGCGGCCGCCGTCGGCGAGTTGGAGGAATATGTGGTCGGGCATTCCTCGTCCCGCATCGAGGATTTGTGGCAGAAGCTTTACCGGGGCGGGTTCTATCGGGGCGGTCCTGTGCTGATGAGTGCCATTGCGGGCATCGATCAGGCACTCTGGGACATCAAGGGGAAGCGGCTCGACGTGCCCGTCTACGAGCTTTTGGGCGGGCCGGTACGGGACAAGATGAAGGTCTATTGTTGGGTGGGAGGCGACCGGCCGGAGGGCGTCGCGGACGCGGCCCGAGAGAAAGTGGAGGCGGGGTATCAGGCCGTCAAGATGAATGCGACTGCCGAGATGGGATGGATCGATACCCCGGACGCGCTCCACGGGGCAGTTCGGCGAGCCGCCGCGGTGCGCGAGGCGGTGGGGGATGCAGTGGGGATCGGAATTGATTTTCACGGGCGCGTGCGACGGGGCATGGCCAAACAACTGGTGCGGAAGTTAGAGCCGTACGATCCGATGTTTGTGGAGGAGCCGGTGTTGGCCGAAAACAATGATGTGCTTCCTCTTCTGCAGCAACAGACATCTATTCCCATTGCCACCGGGGAGCGCATGTTTAGTCGGTGGGATTTCAAGGACGTCTTCGAGGATCGCAGTGTGGATATCATCCAGCCCGATCTGAGTCACGCGGGCGGCATCTCAGAGGTCAAAAAGATCGCCGGAATGGCGGAGGCCTACGACGTAGCACTGGCGCCGCACTGTCCGCTGGGACCGATTTCGTTCGCGGCGGCGCTGCAGGTCGACTTTACCGCGCTCAACGCCGTTCTTCAAGAGACGAGCCTCAACATCCACTACAACGAAGAGGCTGATCTGCTCGACTATCTGGCCAATCCGGAGGTCTTTGACTTTACGGATGGCTTTGTCGAACGGCCTACGGGGGCCGGGCTTGGCATTGAGATCGACGAGGACACGGTGCGAGCGCAGGCCGAGAAGGGGCACGACTGGAAAAATCCGATCTGGCGCACCGACGACGGATCGATTGCCGAGTGGTGA
- a CDS encoding MarR family transcriptional regulator, which yields MGQSLRERIKQTVPFEDPAQEAMLNLFVASATLRRRVEAACKEHDLQFSHHNVLRILRGVHPDGHPRCDIIDRMLDPSPDVTRLIDKLVERGLVERSRSAEDRRMIIHTITQKGLDLLDQLDPKIREVQDWFDERVSDRDLRRLSRICEGIYDEYPPSSD from the coding sequence ATGGGACAGTCCCTTCGCGAACGCATAAAGCAAACGGTCCCGTTTGAGGATCCGGCCCAAGAGGCAATGTTGAATCTCTTTGTTGCCTCTGCCACACTTCGACGGCGGGTGGAGGCCGCCTGTAAAGAGCACGATCTGCAGTTCAGTCACCACAACGTGCTACGCATCCTCCGCGGGGTGCACCCGGACGGCCATCCCCGATGTGACATCATTGATCGGATGCTTGATCCGTCCCCGGACGTCACACGACTTATTGATAAGTTAGTGGAGCGAGGGCTCGTTGAGCGCTCGCGCAGTGCGGAAGACCGGCGGATGATCATTCACACCATCACGCAAAAGGGACTCGATCTTCTGGATCAGTTGGATCCCAAAATTCGGGAGGTGCAAGACTGGTTTGACGAGCGCGTCTCCGACCGCGATCTTCGGCGTCTATCTCGGATCTGTGAGGGCATCTACGATGAATACCCCCCCTCTTCGGACTGA
- a CDS encoding efflux RND transporter periplasmic adaptor subunit — MSRYSPAFLFASLSLLSVLLVGCGSEAKSTPDEDAPPALPVDVALVERGRATAQLSSTAALEAEDEATVVARTDGVVEQILVEEGQYVEAGHPLARLDDERLALEVQRAEATLQRLKRTFERTQTMYDKQFVSRETFDQARSDYETQTVATDLARLELAYTTIRAPISGWVSARHVKSGNMVRTHDPVFDITNLDPLRAELHVPERELAKLKEDQPATLTFDALPDRSFPGRVALISPVVDPETGTFKVTVEVRDRTRTIKPGMFARVQIQYDEHVDALLVPKTAIVEEDDAVNVFVVKDSVARQRAVTTGYSNGNRIEITDGLADGEQVVVSGQTALRDSATVQIIQ; from the coding sequence ATGTCGCGCTATTCCCCCGCCTTCCTCTTCGCTAGCCTTTCCCTTCTCTCCGTCTTGCTGGTAGGCTGTGGCAGCGAAGCCAAATCGACCCCGGACGAGGATGCGCCGCCGGCCCTCCCCGTTGACGTAGCCCTCGTGGAACGGGGACGCGCCACAGCCCAACTCAGCAGCACCGCCGCCCTGGAGGCAGAAGACGAGGCCACCGTCGTGGCCCGCACGGACGGCGTCGTTGAGCAGATTCTGGTTGAAGAGGGACAGTACGTAGAAGCCGGACACCCCCTCGCCCGACTCGACGATGAGCGACTGGCCCTCGAGGTACAGCGCGCCGAAGCCACCCTTCAGCGCCTGAAGCGAACCTTCGAGCGCACACAAACGATGTACGACAAGCAGTTTGTAAGCCGCGAGACCTTTGACCAGGCGCGGTCGGACTATGAGACGCAGACGGTGGCGACGGATCTTGCCCGCTTGGAGCTAGCCTACACGACAATCCGTGCCCCGATTTCTGGGTGGGTGTCGGCCCGCCATGTCAAAAGCGGCAACATGGTGCGGACCCACGATCCGGTCTTTGACATCACAAATCTCGATCCGTTGCGGGCCGAGCTCCATGTCCCGGAGCGCGAACTCGCAAAGCTGAAGGAAGACCAACCGGCGACCCTCACGTTCGACGCCTTGCCCGACCGGTCCTTCCCCGGTCGGGTCGCACTCATCAGCCCCGTCGTAGACCCAGAAACCGGCACCTTCAAGGTCACGGTGGAGGTGCGCGACCGCACCCGCACCATCAAACCCGGCATGTTCGCTCGCGTCCAGATTCAATACGACGAGCACGTCGATGCCCTGCTGGTGCCCAAAACCGCTATCGTCGAGGAAGACGACGCCGTAAACGTCTTCGTGGTAAAAGATTCAGTTGCTCGCCAGCGGGCCGTCACAACGGGGTACAGCAACGGCAATCGCATCGAGATTACCGATGGGCTGGCAGACGGAGAACAGGTCGTCGTCAGCGGCCAGACCGCCCTCCGCGACTCCGCAACGGTCCAAATCATCCAGTAG
- a CDS encoding gluconate:H+ symporter — protein MSTLSLVGLVLLAVAILLVLVLYVRLHAFVALMVTSLLVAVLGGIPLGDIASIIEEEMGSTLGYIATVIGLGAMVGEMLRQSGGAEQIAKTLLDTFGDDRAPWALGLTGLLVSIPVFLDVALILFIPLVYTLTERTGKSLLFYAIPLLAGMAVAHSFIPPTPGPVAVAGLLGADLGWVILFGFLAGVPAILAGGIVYGRYIGKRIDLSVPEAMREEVEEIGDPDASMPSFGQALSVIGVPLLLILGGTVSDVALAEGTTQRAALSFVGHPFVALVLAVLLAFYVLGIRGGYSMDDVQKIATKGLEPVGLIILVTGAGGVLGKVLVETGVGEALAEAMAASNLPVVLLAFLIAVVVRVSQGSATVSMVTAAGLVAPVFESGDYAAPVVALTTIAIAAGATVLSHVNDSGFWLVSRYLGMDEEQTLRSWTVMETIIGVVGFLVVLGLSLFF, from the coding sequence ATGTCTACCTTGTCGCTCGTGGGCCTCGTCCTGCTCGCCGTTGCCATTCTGCTGGTGCTCGTCCTGTATGTGCGCCTGCATGCTTTCGTTGCCCTGATGGTGACGAGCCTGCTGGTGGCCGTACTCGGGGGCATCCCGCTCGGTGACATTGCCAGCATTATCGAGGAGGAGATGGGGAGCACGCTCGGCTACATTGCCACGGTGATTGGGCTGGGGGCCATGGTGGGGGAGATGCTGCGGCAATCAGGGGGGGCGGAGCAGATTGCAAAGACGTTGCTGGACACCTTCGGCGACGATCGAGCGCCGTGGGCTCTGGGGCTTACGGGTCTCCTCGTGTCGATTCCCGTCTTTCTCGACGTGGCGTTGATCCTCTTCATCCCGCTCGTCTACACGCTCACGGAGCGGACGGGCAAGTCACTGCTGTTCTATGCCATTCCCCTCCTTGCCGGAATGGCAGTCGCGCACAGCTTCATTCCGCCCACGCCCGGCCCCGTGGCCGTTGCGGGCCTGCTGGGAGCCGACCTCGGCTGGGTGATTCTCTTCGGCTTCCTGGCAGGCGTGCCGGCAATTCTTGCGGGGGGCATCGTGTACGGACGCTACATCGGCAAGCGCATTGATCTGAGCGTGCCGGAGGCCATGCGGGAGGAGGTGGAAGAGATCGGCGATCCCGACGCGTCCATGCCGTCCTTCGGGCAGGCCCTCAGCGTGATTGGTGTGCCCCTCCTCCTCATCCTCGGCGGCACCGTCTCCGACGTGGCTCTGGCCGAGGGCACCACACAGCGGGCGGCCCTCTCCTTCGTCGGCCACCCGTTCGTTGCGCTCGTTCTGGCCGTACTGCTCGCGTTCTACGTGCTCGGGATTCGGGGCGGCTACTCGATGGACGACGTGCAGAAAATTGCGACGAAGGGCCTCGAACCGGTGGGGCTCATCATCCTGGTGACTGGGGCTGGCGGTGTGCTGGGCAAGGTGCTCGTGGAGACGGGCGTAGGCGAGGCGCTGGCCGAGGCGATGGCGGCGTCCAACCTGCCGGTTGTTCTGCTGGCGTTTCTGATCGCCGTGGTCGTGCGCGTCTCGCAGGGATCGGCCACCGTGTCGATGGTGACGGCGGCGGGCCTCGTGGCGCCGGTCTTCGAGTCGGGCGACTACGCCGCGCCCGTCGTGGCCCTCACGACAATAGCGATTGCTGCGGGAGCGACGGTGCTTTCGCACGTCAACGACTCCGGGTTCTGGCTCGTGAGCCGCTACCTGGGGATGGACGAGGAGCAGACGCTCCGGTCCTGGACGGTCATGGAGACGATCATCGGCGTGGTGGGCTTTCTCGTCGTGTTGGGGCTCAGCCTGTTTTTCTGA